One part of the Anguilla anguilla isolate fAngAng1 chromosome 11, fAngAng1.pri, whole genome shotgun sequence genome encodes these proteins:
- the r3hdml gene encoding peptidase inhibitor R3HDML isoform X1, translated as MCVTHAWLLFAALLWMIPDTAASTMLSNSTDVELSNSPPASDSDIGGLPCLNFSRSRRKRYISSRDLSALLDYHNRVRSQVFPPAANMEYMVWDERLAKTAESWASRCIWDHGPSHALRYMGQNLSIHSGRYRSVIDLVRSWHEERNSFGYPNKCSGSVCTHYTQMVWATSNTIGCAINRCANMNVYGSPWKQAVVLVCNYSIKGNWIGEAPYRTGRPCSACPASYGGSCSRNLCSSSGSRSNKINRF; from the exons ATGTGTGTGACGCACGCTTGGCTGCTCTTCGCTGCACTCTTGTGGATGATTCCGGACACTGCAGCGTCTACCATGCTGTCAAACTCAACTGACGTCGAGCTGTCGAACTCACCGCCCGCGTCAGATTCTGATATCGGGGGTTTGCCTTGTCTTAACTTTAGCAGGAGTCGACGCAAGCGATATATTTCCTCGAGAGATTTGAGCGCTTTGCTGGATTATCATAATCGTGTCAGGTCTCAGGTTTTTCCCCCAGCTGCGAACATGGAATATATG GTATGGGATGAGAGACTGGCAAAAACAGCAGAATCCTGGGCATCGCGGTGTATATGGGATCACGGACCATCGCATGCTCTGCGCTACATGGGCCAAAACCTCTCCATCCACTCcggcag GTATAGGTCAGTAATTGACCTGGTGAGGTCTTGGCACGAGGAAAGAAACTCCTTTGGGTATCCAAACAAATGCAGCGGATCAGTGTGCACCCATTATACGCAG ATGGTGTGGGCCACATCCAACACAATAGGATGCGCCATCAACAGGTGCGCAAACATGAACGTGTACGGCAGCCCGTGGAAGCAAGCTGTCGTCCTGGTGTGCAACTACTCCATTAA GGGTAACTGGATAGGAGAGGCCCCTTACAGAACGGGACGTCCGTGCTCTGCCTGCCCCGCCAGCTATGGGGGCTCCTGTAGCAGAAACCTCTGCTCCTCTTCCGGCTCCAGGTCCAACAAAATAAACCGGTTCTAA
- the r3hdml gene encoding peptidase inhibitor R3HDML isoform X2: MGQNLSIHSGRYRSVIDLVRSWHEERNSFGYPNKCSGSVCTHYTQMVWATSNTIGCAINRCANMNVYGSPWKQAVVLVCNYSIKGNWIGEAPYRTGRPCSACPASYGGSCSRNLCSSSGSRSNKINRF, translated from the exons ATGGGCCAAAACCTCTCCATCCACTCcggcag GTATAGGTCAGTAATTGACCTGGTGAGGTCTTGGCACGAGGAAAGAAACTCCTTTGGGTATCCAAACAAATGCAGCGGATCAGTGTGCACCCATTATACGCAG ATGGTGTGGGCCACATCCAACACAATAGGATGCGCCATCAACAGGTGCGCAAACATGAACGTGTACGGCAGCCCGTGGAAGCAAGCTGTCGTCCTGGTGTGCAACTACTCCATTAA GGGTAACTGGATAGGAGAGGCCCCTTACAGAACGGGACGTCCGTGCTCTGCCTGCCCCGCCAGCTATGGGGGCTCCTGTAGCAGAAACCTCTGCTCCTCTTCCGGCTCCAGGTCCAACAAAATAAACCGGTTCTAA